A single Tuberibacillus sp. Marseille-P3662 DNA region contains:
- a CDS encoding metallophosphoesterase encodes MLIIVIVAFIVIILSIMFMFYEAHWNHIVHNHVTIDDLPASFCGFKIYFISDVHRRVISNKMLALAASHQPDIVVIGGDLTERYVPLSRTEKNISRLSKIGVPVYFVRGNHDVYVYSQKLEQILTKHGVKIIRNRSETITRYNEAMNIVAVDDSTNEEDDLEQALDSTQKGIRLLISHNPNITEKIREHHQIALVISGHTHGGQIRVFGWGPRENGGIKQKPFGPLIISNGYGTTTLPFRLGAPPDTRFVTLVSTLNDE; translated from the coding sequence TTGCTTATTATTGTTATAGTTGCGTTCATTGTCATTATTTTATCTATCATGTTTATGTTTTACGAAGCGCATTGGAATCATATTGTGCATAACCATGTCACAATTGATGACTTGCCCGCTTCATTTTGCGGGTTCAAGATTTATTTTATATCAGATGTTCATCGGCGGGTGATTTCCAATAAAATGTTGGCGCTCGCAGCATCGCATCAACCAGATATCGTTGTAATCGGTGGAGATTTAACAGAACGCTACGTACCATTATCACGGACAGAAAAAAATATAAGCCGGCTTAGTAAAATCGGCGTTCCTGTATATTTCGTTCGTGGGAATCATGATGTGTATGTGTATAGTCAAAAATTAGAACAAATATTAACAAAGCACGGGGTTAAAATAATACGAAACCGTTCAGAAACAATAACACGGTACAACGAAGCCATGAATATCGTAGCCGTTGATGACTCAACCAATGAAGAAGATGACCTTGAGCAAGCGTTAGATTCAACACAAAAAGGTATTCGTTTGTTAATCAGTCATAATCCAAATATAACGGAAAAAATTCGGGAGCATCATCAGATTGCGCTAGTGATATCAGGACATACTCATGGTGGACAAATTCGAGTATTTGGCTGGGGCCCTCGAGAAAATGGCGGGATTAAACAAAAGCCGTTTGGACCGCTTATCATCAGCAATGGCTATGGGACAACAACACTTCCATTTCGTCTTGGTGCTCCGCCGGATACAAGGTTTGTGACTTTAGTTTCGACTTTAAATGACGAGTAA
- a CDS encoding genetic competence negative regulator gives MRLERLNGDKIKIFLTFDDLNERGISKDDLWEDLPKVQQLFKEMILEADDELGFVAEGPIEVEVFSLPAQGMVVIVSKSLEYDFIDEPNDFIEMQVTLDESYDILYRFDDIEPVIDLSKKLLSMGVTGGQLYSYNNTYYLIFEELDFLEQYDVMIAVLSEYGSPSTMTDHYLNEYGNPILTFSAVRRLTEYF, from the coding sequence ATGCGGTTGGAACGGTTAAACGGTGATAAGATCAAAATTTTTCTAACGTTTGATGACCTTAACGAACGAGGTATTTCGAAAGACGATCTTTGGGAGGACTTACCGAAAGTTCAGCAATTATTTAAAGAGATGATATTAGAAGCGGATGATGAATTAGGGTTTGTCGCCGAAGGCCCGATTGAAGTTGAAGTCTTTTCCTTACCGGCACAGGGAATGGTGGTTATTGTTTCCAAGAGCCTTGAATATGACTTTATTGACGAACCCAATGACTTCATAGAAATGCAAGTCACTTTAGATGAGAGTTATGATATCTTATATCGATTTGATGATATTGAGCCTGTCATTGATCTGTCCAAAAAGCTGTTATCAATGGGAGTGACAGGCGGACAATTATATTCGTATAACAACACATATTACTTAATATTTGAGGAACTTGATTTCCTTGAACAGTACGATGTCATGATTGCGGTATTATCGGAATATGGTAGTCCATCAACCATGACCGACCATTACCTAAATGAATATGGCAATCCAATATTGACCTTTTCGGCCGTTCGGCGGTTAACAGAATACTTTTAA
- a CDS encoding D-alanine--D-alanine ligase — translation MKIGVIYGGTSSERDVSLSTGKGIIQALKQNGYEVTAVDFHPDRLESILSLEVDLVFIALHGKYGEDGRIQGLLEILGIPYVGSGIMSSSLAMDKARAKVLFEQAAIRTAKGLTIAADHLPLQDSPLGYPVVIKPNSEGSTIGLTIAHDRDTFMKGINEAFKFDQQVLVEEFVSGNEITVSVIEEDKKTRALPVVEIVPKNQYYDYESKYAPGMSDHFVPARIPESVMQVAQDWAVQAHNILGCETYSRVDFIWPENDEFPVILEVNTLPGMTPTSLYPDAARAIGLSYEQMIDHLIRQSITSKQSPV, via the coding sequence ATGAAAATAGGTGTCATTTACGGAGGGACTTCATCTGAACGTGATGTGTCATTGTCGACAGGTAAAGGCATTATTCAGGCACTGAAACAAAATGGATATGAAGTCACAGCAGTTGATTTTCACCCTGATCGGCTTGAGTCGATTTTATCACTAGAGGTGGACTTAGTATTTATCGCCTTACATGGAAAATATGGAGAGGATGGACGAATTCAAGGTTTGCTTGAGATTCTCGGCATCCCCTATGTGGGTTCCGGGATTATGTCATCATCTTTAGCTATGGACAAGGCTCGAGCGAAGGTGTTATTTGAGCAGGCAGCCATTCGTACAGCAAAAGGACTGACGATCGCGGCCGATCATTTACCTTTACAGGATTCTCCACTTGGGTACCCTGTTGTGATCAAACCGAACAGTGAAGGTTCAACGATCGGATTAACCATTGCGCATGATCGTGACACTTTTATGAAGGGAATTAATGAAGCTTTTAAGTTTGATCAACAAGTGTTAGTGGAGGAATTTGTAAGTGGCAATGAGATAACCGTTTCGGTAATTGAGGAGGATAAAAAAACTCGGGCCCTGCCGGTTGTTGAAATTGTCCCGAAAAACCAATACTATGATTATGAATCGAAATATGCGCCAGGGATGAGTGATCATTTCGTACCGGCAAGAATTCCTGAGTCTGTGATGCAAGTGGCTCAAGATTGGGCAGTTCAGGCCCATAATATTTTGGGATGTGAAACGTATTCACGCGTTGATTTTATTTGGCCTGAAAACGATGAATTCCCTGTCATTTTGGAGGTTAATACGCTTCCGGGTATGACCCCAACAAGTTTATATCCAGATGCAGCAAGAGCTATCGGATTATCATACGAACAGATGATTGATCATTTGATTAGGCAATCCATTACATCCAAACAATCACCTGTCTAA
- a CDS encoding Glu/Leu/Phe/Val family dehydrogenase → MVANENSEQTNEKLDVLESTRTVISQALEKLGYPEEVFELLKDPMRLLTVRIPIRMDDGSIKIFTGYRAQHNDSVGPTKGGVRFHPNVTETEVKALSIWMSLKAGIVDLPYGGGKGGIICDPREMSFRELEKLSRGYVRAISQIVGPTKDIPAPDVFTNSQIMAWMMDEYSRLREFDSPGFITGKPLVLGGSHGRESATAKGVTICIREAAKRKNIDIKGARVVVQGFGNAGSFLAKFMHDAGAKIVGISDAYGALHDPEGLDIDYLLDRRDSFGTVTKLFKNTISNQGLLELDCDILVPAAIENQITEQNASKVKASIVVEAANGPTTLKATEILTNRDILLVPDVLASSGGVTVSYFEWVQNNQGYYWTEEEVEKRLEDVLVNSFENVYNTSKNRKINMRLSAYMVGVRKMAEASRFRGWV, encoded by the coding sequence ATGGTAGCCAATGAAAACAGTGAACAAACAAACGAAAAACTTGATGTATTGGAGTCTACCCGCACAGTCATTAGTCAAGCATTGGAGAAATTAGGTTATCCTGAAGAAGTGTTTGAATTATTAAAAGATCCGATGCGCTTGTTAACCGTCCGGATTCCGATACGAATGGATGATGGCTCAATAAAAATATTTACAGGCTACCGTGCCCAGCATAATGATTCTGTTGGACCAACAAAGGGTGGTGTCCGCTTTCATCCAAACGTGACAGAGACAGAGGTGAAAGCGCTGTCAATATGGATGAGTTTGAAAGCAGGTATCGTCGATCTCCCGTATGGCGGGGGAAAAGGTGGCATTATTTGTGATCCAAGGGAAATGTCGTTCCGAGAACTGGAAAAATTGAGCCGTGGTTATGTCCGGGCGATTAGTCAAATTGTCGGTCCGACCAAAGATATTCCGGCCCCTGACGTCTTTACCAATTCACAAATCATGGCGTGGATGATGGATGAATACAGCCGGTTGCGTGAATTTGACTCACCTGGTTTTATTACCGGCAAACCTTTGGTGCTAGGAGGTTCGCACGGACGTGAATCAGCAACGGCCAAGGGTGTCACTATCTGTATTCGCGAAGCTGCCAAGAGAAAGAATATCGATATTAAAGGTGCGAGAGTGGTTGTCCAAGGTTTCGGTAACGCCGGAAGCTTTCTCGCTAAATTCATGCACGATGCAGGAGCGAAAATCGTCGGTATTTCGGATGCTTATGGTGCTTTGCATGATCCCGAAGGTTTGGACATTGATTATTTGCTCGACCGGCGTGACAGTTTTGGAACCGTCACAAAACTGTTTAAGAACACGATAAGTAACCAAGGGCTTCTTGAGCTTGATTGTGATATCCTTGTTCCGGCAGCGATTGAGAATCAAATCACGGAGCAGAATGCGTCCAAAGTGAAGGCGAGTATCGTGGTCGAAGCAGCTAATGGTCCAACCACGCTTAAGGCGACAGAAATTTTAACGAATCGAGATATTCTGCTTGTCCCAGATGTGCTTGCCAGTTCCGGCGGTGTTACCGTCTCTTACTTCGAATGGGTACAGAATAATCAAGGTTACTATTGGACGGAAGAAGAAGTCGAAAAACGTTTAGAAGATGTTCTCGTCAATTCCTTTGAAAATGTTTATAATACGTCCAAGAACCGTAAAATTAATATGCGTTTATCCGCGTATATGGTCGGCGTGCGGAAAATGGCCGAAGCCTCCCGATTCCGCGGCTGGGTATAG
- a CDS encoding YpdA family putative bacillithiol disulfide reductase yields MVEREDVIIVGAGPCGLQTAIRLQEQGYRPLVIEKGNIVQTIYRYPTHQTFFSSSDKLEIGDMPFVIEEHKPRRNQALSYYREVVKRKHIRIHSFEEVTQVRNNSEGAYTVVTSDRDQLQQRYEARYVVIATGYYDHPNFMNIPGEELPKVYHYFKEPHPFFDSDVVVIGGKNSSVDTAMELNKAGARVTVIYRGSEYSESVKPWILPQFHSLVKNGYINMIFDANVIEIKPHTVTYQTKAGEVVCLDNDFVFAMTGYHPDHSFLQDMGIDIEDETGRPTFNGATMESNISGIFIAGVIAAGNNANEIFIENGRFHGNAIAKEIAKRDGKINDDR; encoded by the coding sequence ATGGTAGAGCGAGAAGATGTTATTATAGTCGGTGCCGGTCCATGCGGTCTGCAGACCGCTATCCGTTTGCAAGAACAAGGTTACAGGCCGTTAGTTATCGAAAAAGGGAATATTGTCCAAACCATTTATCGATATCCGACACACCAAACTTTTTTTAGTTCGAGTGATAAACTTGAAATCGGCGACATGCCGTTTGTTATTGAGGAACATAAACCCCGTCGCAACCAAGCTTTGTCCTACTATCGTGAAGTTGTCAAAAGGAAGCATATCAGGATTCATTCCTTTGAAGAAGTGACTCAAGTGCGTAACAACAGCGAGGGCGCCTATACGGTTGTGACATCAGACCGTGACCAGCTTCAGCAAAGGTATGAAGCACGCTACGTCGTGATCGCTACGGGGTATTATGATCATCCTAATTTTATGAATATCCCCGGTGAAGAGTTGCCAAAAGTGTACCACTATTTTAAGGAACCTCATCCGTTCTTTGATAGCGATGTTGTTGTCATTGGTGGAAAAAATTCATCAGTGGATACGGCCATGGAATTGAACAAGGCAGGTGCCAGAGTGACTGTCATCTATCGGGGATCGGAATACTCTGAGAGTGTCAAGCCGTGGATTTTACCACAGTTTCATTCATTGGTTAAGAATGGGTATATTAATATGATCTTTGATGCTAACGTGATTGAAATCAAGCCTCATACTGTGACTTATCAAACGAAGGCAGGGGAGGTTGTATGTCTAGATAACGATTTTGTCTTTGCGATGACGGGGTATCATCCTGATCATTCTTTTTTACAGGATATGGGCATTGATATTGAAGACGAAACAGGGCGTCCGACCTTTAATGGGGCAACAATGGAATCCAATATTTCTGGTATTTTTATTGCCGGTGTTATTGCCGCGGGCAATAATGCCAATGAAATTTTTATTGAGAACGGACGTTTTCATGGGAACGCCATCGCTAAAGAAATCGCCAAACGAGATGGAAAAATAAATGATGATAGGTGA
- a CDS encoding asparaginase, giving the protein MSMGKVVLITTGGTIASKTNQDSGKLSSGAMTGEELASICNLPNDINIEIDSVFQVPSMHITFQHLAELKESIEGHLKDPSVEGVVVTHGTDTLEETAYFLDLTIADSRPVVVTGSQRPPGRLGSDAFINIRHAVYVACSKELHDAGTVVCFNERIFAAKYVKKEHASNIQGFNAFGFGYLGIIDNDVVEIFQKPIKRETYELTNQLPEIDIIKCYLNADGKFIKAARESGVAGIVLEGVGRGQVPPVMMPEIEQAVADGINIVITTSSEEGAVYTTYDYKGSTFDLQNQGAILGKDYDSKKARIKLAVALASNHQNLEEMFY; this is encoded by the coding sequence ATGTCAATGGGTAAAGTGGTCTTAATCACGACGGGTGGTACCATTGCGAGTAAAACGAACCAAGACTCAGGAAAATTATCCTCGGGTGCGATGACAGGTGAAGAGCTTGCATCTATTTGTAATTTACCTAATGATATAAATATCGAAATTGATTCTGTCTTTCAAGTGCCGAGCATGCATATCACTTTTCAACATTTGGCGGAATTAAAAGAGAGCATAGAAGGCCATTTAAAAGATCCATCTGTTGAGGGTGTGGTTGTCACCCATGGGACGGATACCCTGGAAGAAACTGCTTACTTTTTAGATTTAACGATTGCTGATTCACGCCCAGTGGTTGTAACGGGTTCCCAACGTCCACCGGGCAGGCTGGGAAGTGACGCTTTTATTAACATCAGGCATGCGGTTTATGTCGCCTGCAGTAAGGAACTTCATGATGCGGGCACCGTCGTTTGCTTTAATGAACGCATCTTTGCTGCGAAATACGTCAAAAAAGAGCATGCCTCAAATATCCAAGGCTTCAATGCCTTTGGGTTCGGTTATTTAGGGATCATTGATAACGATGTTGTTGAGATTTTCCAAAAACCGATAAAAAGGGAAACGTATGAATTGACAAATCAACTCCCTGAAATTGATATCATTAAATGTTACTTAAATGCCGATGGGAAATTCATCAAAGCAGCAAGAGAAAGCGGTGTTGCCGGCATCGTATTAGAAGGCGTTGGACGCGGGCAAGTACCCCCGGTCATGATGCCAGAAATAGAACAGGCAGTAGCCGACGGGATTAATATTGTCATAACGACGAGTTCTGAGGAAGGTGCTGTATACACAACCTATGACTATAAGGGCAGTACGTTTGATCTGCAAAATCAAGGCGCTATTCTTGGGAAAGATTACGATTCTAAAAAAGCACGTATTAAGTTAGCTGTTGCTTTAGCCTCCAATCATCAAAATTTAGAAGAGATGTTTTATTAA
- the prsW gene encoding glutamic-type intramembrane protease PrsW: protein MLSVISAALAPGLALLCYFYLRDQYESEPVGMVLKTFIYGALLVFPVMMIQFAFETESVWQGTLAQSFVVNGLLEEFVKWFVVIYSAYHHSVFNERYDGIVYATAVSLGFATVENFFYLYAYGIDYALYRALLPVSSHALFGVSMGYYIGKAKFSTKKKTFLFYALMSAALLHGFYDFMLSAQKAWLYVLIPFMVYLWWSALKKVKLSHLHQQDWMRTVPASKQKS, encoded by the coding sequence ATGTTATCGGTCATATCAGCGGCACTTGCACCAGGACTTGCTCTTTTATGTTATTTTTATTTAAGAGATCAATACGAGAGCGAACCTGTAGGCATGGTTTTAAAAACATTTATATACGGTGCATTACTTGTGTTTCCGGTGATGATGATTCAGTTTGCCTTTGAAACAGAAAGTGTCTGGCAAGGTACCCTTGCTCAGTCTTTTGTAGTCAATGGGTTATTAGAAGAATTTGTGAAATGGTTTGTTGTCATATATAGTGCCTACCATCATTCTGTTTTTAACGAACGTTATGATGGTATTGTCTATGCGACAGCCGTCTCTTTAGGTTTTGCAACGGTTGAAAACTTTTTTTACTTATATGCTTATGGTATCGATTATGCTCTGTATCGAGCGTTACTGCCTGTCTCAAGTCATGCTTTGTTTGGCGTTTCGATGGGGTATTATATTGGTAAAGCAAAATTTTCCACAAAAAAGAAAACGTTTCTTTTTTATGCCTTAATGTCCGCCGCTCTTCTACACGGATTTTATGATTTTATGTTATCGGCTCAAAAAGCTTGGTTGTATGTTCTTATTCCATTTATGGTTTATTTGTGGTGGAGTGCCTTAAAGAAAGTGAAGTTATCTCATCTTCACCAGCAAGATTGGATGCGTACGGTTCCTGCTTCCAAACAAAAATCCTAA
- the sleB gene encoding spore cortex-lytic enzyme, translating to MKNLRRMGLIFVLALLIIPIYNSQPQKAQAFSPQVIQKGSTGLDVIELQARLQYIGFYKGDIDGIFGWGTYWALRNFQKDFGIKVDGLAGTKTKQKLVSKSQYNKDWVLNNVRNGNEFTYYGDVPLKKQTDESYDGDGKKDANQGKGQKQNNQAKQPAPNNNQNKQQKQQQQPKKQQTNNQANRQQQQDQKDQKITINNLPEGFTQNDVKLMSNAVYGESRGESYRGQVAVAAVILNRIDSAKFPDTVSGVIFKPGAFTAVADGQIYLTPNQQAKEAVMDALNGWDPSHGAIYYFNPNTATSDWIWSRTQIGKIGKHIFAK from the coding sequence ATGAAGAACTTACGTCGGATGGGTCTGATATTTGTCCTAGCGCTGTTAATAATTCCGATTTATAATAGCCAGCCGCAAAAAGCGCAGGCATTTTCCCCTCAAGTCATCCAAAAGGGCTCGACAGGATTAGACGTGATCGAATTACAAGCCCGGCTTCAATATATTGGCTTTTACAAAGGTGATATAGACGGTATTTTTGGATGGGGTACCTATTGGGCTCTTCGTAACTTTCAAAAGGATTTTGGAATTAAAGTGGATGGCCTTGCTGGGACTAAGACTAAGCAGAAACTCGTGTCGAAAAGCCAGTACAACAAAGATTGGGTGTTGAATAACGTCCGGAATGGCAACGAGTTTACTTATTATGGTGATGTTCCACTGAAAAAGCAGACTGATGAATCCTATGATGGTGATGGGAAAAAAGATGCGAATCAAGGTAAGGGGCAAAAACAGAATAATCAAGCTAAACAACCTGCCCCTAACAATAATCAAAACAAACAACAAAAGCAACAACAACAGCCAAAAAAGCAACAAACAAACAATCAAGCTAATCGCCAGCAGCAACAAGATCAAAAAGATCAGAAAATAACGATTAACAATCTGCCTGAAGGTTTTACGCAAAATGATGTCAAGTTAATGTCAAATGCGGTCTACGGTGAGTCACGAGGTGAATCTTACAGAGGTCAAGTTGCCGTCGCTGCTGTTATTTTGAATCGCATTGACAGTGCCAAATTTCCCGATACTGTTTCAGGGGTTATTTTTAAACCAGGTGCGTTTACTGCCGTTGCAGATGGTCAAATCTATCTGACCCCGAATCAACAAGCTAAGGAAGCGGTAATGGATGCCTTGAATGGTTGGGATCCATCACATGGGGCGATTTACTATTTTAATCCCAATACAGCTACAAGCGATTGGATTTGGTCACGGACGCAAATCGGCAAAATCGGTAAACACATTTTTGCTAAGTAA
- the ypeB gene encoding germination protein YpeB, translated as MVKNIIIGILVVGLAGSGYWGYQQHQQKENIKNMTESNYQGAYHELTYYVDKIHDRIGSTLAMNSRQSVDPALADVWRLTAMAHSNVGQLPSTITSFNDTEEFLSNIGQFSYQNAIKDQGKTTLSDKEYQTLEKLYSQSDQVEKSLRKVQSDVVNNNLKWMQAGKTNDQQQDNQLVSDIQSVDQKVAKFENDWGPEMDRASFDDAGALNKLDGEEMSKDEAVKKAKKYLKVTDVSNVAVQRSGKGSDYKAYYINMDAAGKGTSFDVTMTQKGGHIVSFMKNRDIKNANLSLYQASQKAKAYLKQFGYENMQLVKSDQYNNHGVLTFVKSKKDKRLYPASIRLKVALDNGHVLAFDATDYLANKDLNVKDKSFKLSKKKALKQLNGKVKVQETHHAIFQNESGDFVPCYEFLVTKKQDTYRIFINANNGQEEKVELLKK; from the coding sequence ATGGTAAAGAATATTATTATCGGCATCCTTGTCGTTGGCCTAGCCGGGTCAGGTTACTGGGGGTATCAGCAACATCAACAAAAAGAAAATATTAAGAATATGACAGAAAGTAACTATCAAGGGGCTTATCATGAACTCACTTACTATGTGGATAAAATCCATGACAGGATAGGATCAACTTTGGCCATGAATTCACGTCAGTCCGTAGATCCAGCTTTAGCGGATGTTTGGCGTTTGACAGCCATGGCTCACAGTAACGTTGGGCAATTGCCTTCAACCATCACGTCTTTTAATGATACGGAAGAATTCCTATCAAACATTGGACAATTCAGTTACCAAAATGCGATTAAAGACCAAGGAAAAACCACTTTATCAGATAAAGAGTATCAGACTTTAGAGAAATTGTATTCGCAATCAGATCAAGTTGAAAAGTCTTTACGTAAAGTGCAATCAGATGTCGTCAACAATAATTTGAAATGGATGCAAGCTGGGAAAACCAATGATCAGCAACAAGATAATCAACTGGTTAGCGATATTCAGTCTGTTGATCAAAAAGTCGCTAAGTTCGAGAATGACTGGGGACCAGAAATGGATAGGGCAAGTTTTGATGATGCCGGGGCTCTCAATAAACTAGATGGTGAAGAAATGTCTAAAGATGAAGCAGTGAAAAAAGCGAAGAAATATTTAAAAGTTACAGATGTCAGTAATGTAGCAGTGCAGCGTTCAGGGAAAGGTTCTGACTACAAGGCCTATTACATCAATATGGATGCTGCCGGAAAAGGAACATCCTTTGATGTTACGATGACGCAAAAAGGCGGTCATATCGTTTCATTTATGAAAAATCGGGATATCAAGAACGCAAATCTTAGTCTATATCAAGCTTCTCAAAAGGCAAAAGCATACTTAAAACAATTTGGATATGAGAATATGCAGCTAGTCAAAAGTGATCAATATAATAATCATGGCGTGTTAACGTTCGTTAAATCGAAAAAAGATAAGCGACTGTATCCAGCATCAATCCGCCTAAAAGTGGCGCTTGATAACGGTCATGTCCTCGCCTTTGATGCAACAGATTATCTCGCTAATAAAGATCTTAACGTTAAAGATAAGTCATTTAAGTTGTCGAAGAAAAAAGCATTAAAACAATTAAACGGTAAGGTGAAAGTTCAGGAAACACATCATGCCATTTTCCAGAATGAATCAGGTGATTTCGTACCTTGCTATGAATTTCTAGTCACTAAAAAACAAGACACTTACCGGATTTTTATCAACGCGAACAATGGCCAAGAGGAAAAAGTTGAACTCTTGAAAAAGTAA